One Peromyscus leucopus breed LL Stock chromosome 4, UCI_PerLeu_2.1, whole genome shotgun sequence genomic region harbors:
- the Oser1 gene encoding oxidative stress-responsive serine-rich protein 1, with product MKSEAKDGEEESLQTAFKKLRVDASGSVMSLSVGEGTSVRASVRAATDDTKPKTTCASKDSWHGSTRKSSRGAVRTQRRRRSKSPVLHPPKFIHCSTTASSSCQLKHRSQTEPPDSSSGLGIASPKEFKAGETSTSLDVNHTGVGIEPLRSLVPRLPSESKTEEPSDATQVSQESLTASDLSDFRSVSKLSQGKPCACVGKDCQCKRWQDMEVYSFSGLQNVPPLAPERRSLEDYSPSLHTRTLSGSPRSCSEQARVYVDDVTIEDLSGYMEYYLYIPKKMSHMAEMMYT from the exons ATGAAATCTGAAGCtaaggatggagaggaggagagccTACAAACTGCCTTCAAGAAACTAAGAGTGGACGCATCAGG GTCCGTCATGTCTCTGTCTGTTGGAGAAGGCACAAGTGTCAGAGCATCAGTCAGAGCAGCAACAGACGACACCAAACCTAAAACCACGTGTGCATCTAAAGACAGTTGGCATGG GTCTACAAGGAAGTCTTCACGAGGAGCAGTGAGAACCCAGCGTCGTCGACGCTCTAAGTCTCCTGTTCTTCATCCTCCCAAGTTCATACATTGCAGCACAACAGCATCTTCCAGCTGCCAGCTCAAGCACAGAAGCCAGACCGAGCCACCCGATAGCAGCAGTGGGCTGGGAATTGCAAGCCCCAAAGAGTTCAAAGCAGGAGAGACCTCTACTTCTCTTGATGTTAATCACACAGGGGTAGGCATTGAGCCTCTGAGAAGTTTGGTTCCAAGGCTTCCATCAGAGAGTAAaacagaagagccctctgatgcTACCCAAGTCTCCCAAGAAAGTCTTACGGCCAGTGATCTCTCTGACTTTCGATCTGTTTCCAAGCTAAGCCAGGGCAAGCCATGTGCGTGTGTAGGCAAGGATTGCCAGTGCAAGAGATGGCAGGATATGGAAGTGTATTCCTTTTCCGGTCTGCAGAATGTCCCTCCTTTGGCCCCAGAACGAAGATCACTTGAGGACTACTCTCCATCACTGCACACCAGAACTCTGTCTGGCTCCCCTCGATCCTGTTCCGAGCAAGCTCGTGTCTATGTGGATGATGTGACCATTGAGGACCTATCAGGCTACATGGAGTATTACTTGTATATCcctaagaaaatgtcccacatgGCAGAGATGATGTACACCTGA